ATATAATTACTTGCAAAAAAAATAAGAAATTTAGTGGTAGCTGGAAAAAAATTAATAAAAATAATACATTAAATTATTATAGATATTTCTCAGAGAAAAACGGCACATGTAAACAAGAAATTCATTCTTATAAATATGATACTATAAATAATGTATGGTCAGATAAACTAGAAAAGTTTTTTGTTAATGTAGATTAAAATATAATCAAAATAAATCAATTGAGCATAGTTTTTTTGATTTATTAATTTTTGCTTATCATGAAATTATACAAATCTTTGGATTGTAAGTTAAATTTCTTAGAGATTTCTTTACAAGCAAATTTAAGATGCACGCCTTCTTTAATAAGTTTTTGAACTTCTTGAATTGCTGTAGAGAAATTTTCTTCGGGGTTTATTTGTTCAGTTTGAAATATATTAACGCAAACAACAAATTCTCCAATTATTTCGGGCAAATTTTTAAAAAAATCTGTTACTTCAATGATATTTCCAACTTTATGAGACTCAAATTTTTTTGATATTTCTTTTGATACTGAAATTTGTAAATTTGAGTTTTGAAAAAATTCATTTATATTTTTTAATGTTGAGAGTAATCTTTTAGGGCTTTCAAAAAAAATTGCAATACATGGTGTAACGTTTTTCCAGCGTCTAAATTCTTCAAACTGTTCTTTCTGAGTTCTGCCAAGAAATGCAGAAAAAATACTTCTTGGTTGCAAAAATCCACAAGCAGCTAAAGCAGCCGTCATGCTACTTGGGCCAGGAATACTTTGTACCAAAATATCATGTGTATGAGCCGCTGCAATAAGAGTAGATCCAGGATCAGAGATGCACGGTGTTCCGGCATCGCTAATAATTGCCGCATTTTTTAGTTGAGAACTTAATAATTTATCAATTAAAAACTGCGTTTTGTTTTTTTCGTTATGTGAATGAAAACTTTCTAAATGTGTTTTAATCCCAAAATGATTTAATAATTTTCCAGAATGTCTAGTATCCTCGCATGCAATAAAGCTAACGTTTGATAAAATTTCTTTGGCGCGGGGTGAAAAGTCGTTTAACGTACCAATTGGTGTAGCGACAATATATAAAGTACCGTTACTCATGTTGTTCCTAATTTATAATTAAATGCTTCAGCAAAAAATTTTCCATTGTCATCTTTTTTTAAAATTCCAATGGGATTTTTAATATCATGGGTAAAAAAAAGTTTTCCATTTTTATTAATTAAGTCTTCTAAAAGAGTTTTTTTTTCGTCGATAACAAGTTCTGGATAGCGATCATAGCCCATAGTAATAGGAACATGAACCCAAGAAAAACCTGGAATCAGATCGCTTGCAAAAACAAGTGGACCATCATTTAAGTGAATTTCGGATAGCATGAGACCTGGTGTATGTCCATGAGAAAAACGAAAAGTGATAAAAGGAGATAAGTCTGTATGGCTCTGACTGTCTACAAGTACCAATCGACCAGATTTTTGAAGTAATTGGTTAATCAGTGGAATAAAAGAAGCTTTATCTCGTGGATGTGGGTTGAGAGCGCGAGACCAATGTTCTTTCCCAACATAAAATTGAGCATTAGGAAATAATAGACGTGTTTCACCTTCGCCGTAAGCAGATAAAATGCCGCCAGCATGATCAAAATGTAGATGAGATAAAATGACAATATCAATATCTTTATCAGATAAATTATATTTTTCTAGATTTTTTAATAAAATATGCTCGTTTTCGACAACACCATAACGTTCTTTTAATTTTGGTTCAAAAAAAGCCCCTACCCCAGCTTCGAGCAAAATATTTTTACCATTAATATTTTTAAGTAATAGAGAGCGGCACGCTAATGGAATTCGATTTAAAGAATCTGAACTTGTCCAAGATTGCCAAATTGCTTTAGGAGCGTTTCCAAACATCGCTCCGCCATCAAGCATTTGGGTGTTACCTTCAAGAGATATAATATCCATTAAATTAAGCCTCATTTTTATTAGAATTTTGTTGGATTGTCGTGGCTATCAACATAAGGGTCAATGCTTTCTAAAAAAGGAGCCATAGATTTAACTGGAATTTCGGATTGAATAATAACCCATCGACCATTGCGATTGATGTATGGTCCTGGCAAAGGAATTAAACCTCTAGGAAGGACATAGTTACCAAAAGAAATAGATTTTGTAATAAAAATTCTTAAAGCATTTAAAGTTTCGGGATTTAATTCTTTGCCATTATTTGCAAATAAATCACCAATTGGTGTATAGAGTCTAATTTTTGGAATAAGTTTATGACCATCTGTTTCAAATGTTATCGATGCATTTTCTGAATAGCTAGTGATTTTATTAATTGTACTTTCAAAATTTGCGAAAGTAATTTCACCAGATGGAGATGAAAAGTAGTCAGATAAAATTGAAGAATTTTTTCTGAGCCTTTCTATAAAGTCAATAATTTTAATTTGTGCTGAAATCATATCAAATAAAAATGTAATGCTAGAATAATTTTTAAATGATTCTGTGGGCAAAAAGAAATCTGCTCCCGAAGATGAAACAGAAGTTAAAATATTACTTGAATCTTGATTTTCTTGCTTTTGAACTAATTTTTCGACAAATAAATTTTGATTAGAAAAAACAATTGTGTGTCCTTGAATACTCCAAAATACGTCTAGATTAATACTTGAGTCTTTGTTTAATAGTGTAAGAATGTTATGAAAGTTTTTTCTAAAGTCTATTCGTTTGAAACCAAATCGCCCACAAAAATCCCAAGGATTTATTTTTTCGGAACATATAGAATTTAAAAAATGTTTAGGGTTTTTAATAGAAAAAATAATTTTAGAGTGATTAATGTTTTTTTGTTTATCATAATTTACGTGTTCTATAGAAATATTAATTGAATGATTTATTAAAAAATTTTTTACTAAAACTGGAAAATTATTAAATATAATATTTTTTAATATTTGTGATGATGTATTTAAAGTTTGTTTAAAATTATTTTCAATAGCTAATAATAAATCTTCTTTTAACGTGAGTTGTAATTGAGTTGCTCCGCCTAACAATAATGTTTTGCCATTCCACAATTCTTCAACTAATGAAGTTAAAGGCATTGCAAAAGGGCTGTCATTGTTTTGAGAATCAACTATTAAAGGTTTATTGTTTTCTTCGAATTCAGAGTACAAATTATTTCTAAAAATAATAGGATTATATAAATAAACATCATCTTGTGACTCTGTAGATGAGAGTATATCATTTAATATATTGTCAACAATAGTAAAAATTTTTGCAGAATTTTGTGGTTGAATATCAAAAATTAAAAAACCTTGAGCTCCAATGTTTTTAGTTGGTGGTTCACTTATTTCTTTTGCTTTATTATTTTCTAAACCTAAATTTTTTGAAAAGTTAAAAAGCTGATTATTTGCGCTTTTTGTGTAGTTAAATGCCATTGCAAACGTTGGTTTCCCTACTTTTTGCGCAAGATAAGATAACTGAGGGGTATTAGATTTTAAATTTTGATAAAAAACTACTAGTGCAATTGTTGTAATACAGCATCCTGTAACAACTATTATTGTAAATAATTTTAGTAAAATTACAAACAATTTCATACTTTTTAAATTCCTTATCTTAATTAAGTAAGTTATCTGAAAAGTTCAAAAAGCTTTCTGGCAGCGTCCATTCTTTTGGCTTCTTCAGAGTTTGGATCTGTTTGATCTATCTTAATTAAATTATTTGGAATTGCAGAAAGAAATCTAGATTTTTTTGGTTCGATATCATTATGATTTGCTCTCCCTTGTTTTCTAAAACCACAATGAGAAATAAATAATCGATATTTTGCTCTAGTAATTGCAACGTAGAAAAGTCGTCTTTCTTCTGCTACTAAATTAGAAAAAGGTATACTTTTTTCATGAGGAATGATTCCTTCTTCAACTCCAATTAAAAATACATTTGGAAATTCTAGACCCTTAGATGAATGCATTGTCATTACTTGAACCTTGTTTGTTGATTCTTGAGATTTGCCAAAAAAATCTCTATCCAAGTGAAGTGCATCAATTACAGCTTGTATGTTTTCTTCTCTAAGTTCAAGTTTTTCTATAACACTAAATACTTTTTCAACAAGTTCGATTCTAAATTTTGCAACCTGCATATTTACAGAAGTACTGAGAATTTCTTTTTTTAAACCTAAATACTCATAACATTCCCTGAGATAATTTGATATCTCAAAAATATTATTGCCTTGTTTTAATTTTTCACCAAATTTATTCCAATTATTTAAAAAATCTTCTATACCTTTATGTTCTTTTGCTAAAATTGATAATACACTTTTAAAGTCAGTACTATTGTTATTTTGCGTTTGTTGATTATATGTATTTTTAATTTTTTCTAGGGTAGTTATTCCTATACCCCTTGATGGAGTATTTATTATTCTAAATAAACTATTTAAATCATTTCCATTATGTGCAAGTTTTAAATAAGAAAATAAATCTTTAACTTCTTTACAATCAAAAAATTCGTTTCCGCCATAAATTTTATATGGAATTTGTTTTTCAATAAAGACTTGTTCAATAGGAATAGTTTGTTTATTTGACCTTACAAGAACCGCAACCTGTTCAAAACTAAAATTATGAATTTCTTTTTTTAGTTTGCTAATTGTTTCTGCTACAAAAATACTTTCATCTCTTTCGTTTTCGCTAGAATAAATTGTAATAGGGTATAGATTTGGCTGTTTGCTCCATAATTCTTTTCCAAGACGTTCCGTGTTTTCTCTAATTACAGAATTTGCGGCATTTAATATGTTAGGGCTACATCTGTAATTTTGTTCGAGTGTAATTTTTGTACATTCTGGAAAATGCTTTATAAAATCAGAAATGACTGAGGGCCTTGCTCCTCTCCAAGAGTAAATGCTTTGATCATCATCTCCCACTGCACAAACATTTTTTAGCTTAGAAGATAATGTGCAAATTAAATTAAATTGAGCATAACTTGTATCTTGGTATTCATCGACCATTAGGTATAAAATTTTTGATTGAATATTATTTAATAATTCGTTATTTTTTTTGAGACCTAAAAGTGTTAAATAAACAATGTCATCAAAGTCTATTAAATTATATAATCTAAGTCTTCTATTGTATGAATTAAATAATTTAGCTAAAATTTTACCATCAAATATATTACCATTTTTCTTAAAATCATCTTC
This region of Spirobacillus cienkowskii genomic DNA includes:
- a CDS encoding ATP-dependent helicase: MEHLLHSLNNEQKKAVTAINGPVLVIAGAGTGKTKVITSRIAWMIYSGVKPESIVAVSFTNKAAKEMHARLASLIGEKIAKKVELSTFHSFALKILRKYYNYFSLNKDFSISDENESLNILKDSLKELNLEEILSIQEASQKISFYKDNLYTEDDFKKNGNIFDGKILAKLFNSYNRRLRLYNLIDFDDIVYLTLLGLKKNNELLNNIQSKILYLMVDEYQDTSYAQFNLICTLSSKLKNVCAVGDDDQSIYSWRGARPSVISDFIKHFPECTKITLEQNYRCSPNILNAANSVIRENTERLGKELWSKQPNLYPITIYSSENERDESIFVAETISKLKKEIHNFSFEQVAVLVRSNKQTIPIEQVFIEKQIPYKIYGGNEFFDCKEVKDLFSYLKLAHNGNDLNSLFRIINTPSRGIGITTLEKIKNTYNQQTQNNNSTDFKSVLSILAKEHKGIEDFLNNWNKFGEKLKQGNNIFEISNYLRECYEYLGLKKEILSTSVNMQVAKFRIELVEKVFSVIEKLELREENIQAVIDALHLDRDFFGKSQESTNKVQVMTMHSSKGLEFPNVFLIGVEEGIIPHEKSIPFSNLVAEERRLFYVAITRAKYRLFISHCGFRKQGRANHNDIEPKKSRFLSAIPNNLIKIDQTDPNSEEAKRMDAARKLFELFR
- the rsmI gene encoding 16S rRNA (cytidine(1402)-2'-O)-methyltransferase, whose translation is MSNGTLYIVATPIGTLNDFSPRAKEILSNVSFIACEDTRHSGKLLNHFGIKTHLESFHSHNEKNKTQFLIDKLLSSQLKNAAIISDAGTPCISDPGSTLIAAAHTHDILVQSIPGPSSMTAALAACGFLQPRSIFSAFLGRTQKEQFEEFRRWKNVTPCIAIFFESPKRLLSTLKNINEFFQNSNLQISVSKEISKKFESHKVGNIIEVTDFFKNLPEIIGEFVVCVNIFQTEQINPEENFSTAIQEVQKLIKEGVHLKFACKEISKKFNLQSKDLYNFMISKN
- a CDS encoding MBL fold metallo-hydrolase codes for the protein MDIISLEGNTQMLDGGAMFGNAPKAIWQSWTSSDSLNRIPLACRSLLLKNINGKNILLEAGVGAFFEPKLKERYGVVENEHILLKNLEKYNLSDKDIDIVILSHLHFDHAGGILSAYGEGETRLLFPNAQFYVGKEHWSRALNPHPRDKASFIPLINQLLQKSGRLVLVDSQSHTDLSPFITFRFSHGHTPGLMLSEIHLNDGPLVFASDLIPGFSWVHVPITMGYDRYPELVIDEKKTLLEDLINKNGKLFFTHDIKNPIGILKKDDNGKFFAEAFNYKLGTT